CTCTCAGCAAAAAAGTGAGTGGATTGAAGAAAACCAGGAGCTGTACCAGCAAATGCAACAACCAGGTGAACCCAACTCTATCACGCAGGATGAGTTCGATACCTTACCAGAAGAAAAACAACAGTGGATTTTGGAGCACCCTGATCATATCGTGATTGAACCATGAGGAAGTTGCTGCTTAATTCCATTTGCCTTTTACTCTTTGTGTCGCCTGCATTACTCAAAGGGCAATGCTTTAACTGCAATGCGCAATGGCCCACAGCCACTCAATCTACCGTATCCAATACACTGGTTACCGTAACCACCTGTATGAGGGGTGGTGAATATGCCGTGTTTAATGTAACTGCGGGTGAAACCTACACATGGACTACATGTGGTGGTGGCACCTGGGATACCCAGCTCACCCTTTTCGCAGGTGGTGCCCCAGGATGTCAGGGAGGCTCTTTGGCCTATAACGATGACTTTCCGGGTTGTGGACTGCTTTCAACCATTACGTGGACTGCCACTTTCACGGGAACAGTAAACGTATTGCTGAGTCGATTCAACTGCCAGAACCAAGCAACCTGTATGGGCCTCTTTTGGGCCTGTGTGTCTTGTGGAGCGGGCCCGGGTGGCAATTACAATAACCCCGGCGGAACCATCACAACCTGCGAGGGTAATTTCTACGACACCGGAGGGCCAACGGGCAATTACAGCAACAATGAATTTATCACCACCACTTTCTGTCCGGACGTTGCCGGCGAGTGCATCAACATGACTTTTTCACAATTCAGCATCGAAACAGGATGGGATTTTATGATTGTTTATGACGGCCCCAATACAGGCTCACCTGCAATCGGCACGTACACAGGGACATCACTAAACGGAATAACCCTTTCGGCAACCAATGCCTCCGGGTGTTTAACCTTTCTATTCGATTCCGATGGCTCGGTTACCTTCCCGGGTTGGGCTGCTTCCATCTCGTGCAATACGTGCGGGGTTCCTCCTCCGGCACCACCCACTGACTGCATAGGCGGTACAACTGTTTGCGATGACGCCACATTCTCCGGAAATAGCGGAGGCGCCGGGGCCATTGTTGATTTGAACAGCAGTAATCAGGGCTGTTTGTTGTCTGGTGAGAACCAAACATCATGGTATCTGTTCTCGCCTGCAACAGATGGCAATATAGGCTTTACCATATCTCCCGGAGT
This genomic stretch from Cryomorphaceae bacterium harbors:
- a CDS encoding T9SS C-terminal target domain-containing protein, which codes for MRKLLLNSICLLLFVSPALLKGQCFNCNAQWPTATQSTVSNTLVTVTTCMRGGEYAVFNVTAGETYTWTTCGGGTWDTQLTLFAGGAPGCQGGSLAYNDDFPGCGLLSTITWTATFTGTVNVLLSRFNCQNQATCMGLFWACVSCGAGPGGNYNNPGGTITTCEGNFYDTGGPTGNYSNNEFITTTFCPDVAGECINMTFSQFSIETGWDFMIVYDGPNTGSPAIGTYTGTSLNGITLSATNASGCLTFLFDSDGSVTFPGWAASISCNTCGVPPPAPPTDCIGGTTVCDDATFSGNSGGAGAIVDLNSSNQGCLLSGENQTSWYLFSPATDGNIGFTISPGVGVDYDFAVWGPFPEGSSSADICPPPGPPIRCSYASGFSTNNATGSYDTGTGHAIYSAPQFASPFTTYSEGAAGNGWVPGLNVTAGQVYILVIDNFTSNTTPFNLNWNLQNGATLDCTPLPVEMLEFSGSRIENTNVLRWKTATEINADFYEIQRSLDGYHFNVIGTLPAAGFTTSLTSYVYRDEEPPHSDCYYRLKQIDFDGRYEFFGPVIIEHRESSTKILNLYPNPLTSDLLQVEMSAPHGHTVHLEIMDVTGKPLRELQVAVAKGVHTFAVDFSSYSHGVYFIRFTDQIGAVIDTRRVVR